ATCAATGGAGCTGCCCACTGTGTCTACGGCGGTGCCCGTGAGAAATTGGGGTGCCGAATAGCAGCTTTTGATATCCTCCATGAGCAATTTAGAGAGATTTTGTTCCCTCCGGGCTGTTGTTCCCCAGAAAAGAATTGCTGGAGATATACGCCGAGAGTGGCGGAGCTGAGAGGGCTTCTCGCCTTGTTGCACATGATTGGAGAAGGCACTCTCATGGAGACGTGGTTGCTGACGGATTATTCTGGCGGGGTATGGACTAAAGACCACACCATCTGCCTTCAACCTGTGTACAGGGAACTTCGTTGGGACATGGAAAGAAGGTACAGTTCTCTGGACATCTTTCCGGCGGTGAAGACCAGCAACACAGAGCTGGTAATGAAGATTCATATTAACGCACCGTCGGCGACGTTTCGCACTTCATGCACGAAATACGTTACTTGTTTCTTTTCCTATGATCCTACGCTGAGAAAGACAATATTGCTAAGTGGAGTGAAGAACGAAAGGCTGTACAGCATTGATTGTTCTTATGACATTTGTGGTCCTTATGTAGAGAGCCTGGTTTCCCCTTGCGAGAACTCGAACCTCataagcaagaagaagaaaaaagaagaggaggtgttcattcctttcccttcttttaaGATTTGATCACAAGCTAACGTTACTATAGTGTAGTGTTGTCAACAAGTGAAAATTGATGCACACAAACCTGATAATGTATAGTGCCTCGGTTTATATTTCTCGCTCCCGGATGACAATTTAAACCATCTGATGCTTCTGCTAACTGATGGTAGTGGTGGGTTTAATTTGTATCTGCAGATCGATCGTAGAAAATGAATGCATGGCGTCTGATTAACATTGAACATTCGTCAGTTGCTGATTGCTGAGAAGATGAATGGAGAGCTACAAACAAGTGCGGTGTTCCACGCTGTGGAGACATGAAGATACAAATTATATCGTTTTCCTTAATTcccactttaatttttttaatcatggTTTTCATTTGCTGATGATCACCGCACAAATGAATAtgtcctccctctctctctctctttctgcgtCTGTGGGTGGACGCATTAAGCTTGGCTTGTCTTCTCCTCTATGATCAGGGGGAACATGATTTATTGTCATTGTTCACTGTTATTAATTTATCTTTGAAGACTTTGAAAAATCTATGTG
This window of the Nymphaea colorata isolate Beijing-Zhang1983 chromosome 2, ASM883128v2, whole genome shotgun sequence genome carries:
- the LOC116249256 gene encoding uncharacterized protein LOC116249256, with amino-acid sequence MTAEGVTSLVYTLGLDVAWRPVLNRFKVWEDSISTWECMNYPCINGAAHCVYGGAREKLGCRIAAFDILHEQFREILFPPGCCSPEKNCWRYTPRVAELRGLLALLHMIGEGTLMETWLLTDYSGGVWTKDHTICLQPVYRELRWDMERRYSSLDIFPAVKTSNTELVMKIHINAPSATFRTSCTKYVTCFFSYDPTLRKTILLSGVKNERLYSIDCSYDICGPYVESLVSPCENSNLISKKKKKEEEIDRRK